The Heyndrickxia acidicola sequence TCTATACCGATTAACATTCGTGGGTTCAATCTTCCTTGCAGTTATTGCTATACTTCCAGTTCTATTCACTCAGCTTGCAGGCCTGCCGACGTCTGCCAGAATTGGCGGAACAAGCTTGCTTGTAGTAATAGGAGTAGCGCTTGAAGTAATGAAGCAATTGGAATCTCAACTGGTTAAGCGCCACTATAAAGGCTTTATTAAATAAATAATATGTTGGGTTTTGGGTATAGCTGATATACCCAAAATCTTTAACAGAGTTTAGGGGGATTACGAGTGAATTTAGTATTGATGGGCCTTCCAGGAGCTGGAAAAGGTACTCAAGCCGAAAGAATCGTAGAAAAATATAAAATCCCTCATATCTCAACTGGCGATATGTTCCGTGCTGCCATGAAAGACGAAACAGAGCTTGGTCTAAAGGCTAAATCGTTTATGGATAAAGGCGAACTTGTACCTGATGAAGTGACAATCGGTATTGTCCAGGAACGCTTAAGCAAAGAGGACTGTCAGAAAGGCTTCTTGCTTGATGGTTTCCCAAGAACTGTTGCACAGGCTGAAGCACTTGAAGACATTTTACACGGATTAAATAAAAAGATTGATTACTGCATTAATATTCAGGTTGATCTTGATAGCTTAATGGAACGTTTAACCGGCCGACGCATATGTAAAAGCTGCGGTGCGACGTATCATCTTGTATTTAATCCTCCTAGTAAGCCAGGCGTTTGTGATCGTTGCGGCGGAGAGCTATATCAACGCGCAGATGATAATGCAGAAACGGTTCAAAATCGTTTGAATGTCAATATTAAACAAACGAAACCTCTTCTTGATTTCTATAATGCGAAAGGCTACTTGCGCAATATAGATGGAGAACAGGCCATTAATAAGGTATTTGCTGATATTGACCATTTGCTTGGGATCTTGCATGCATGATTCAATGTAAGTCTCCTCAAGAAATTGAGATTATGAGAACAGCAGGTAAGATTGTTGCTTTGACTCATAAAAAATTGAAACAACAAACCGCTCCGGGAATTACAACCAGAGAATTGGATGTAATTGCTGAAAAATATATACTTGATCATGATGCATTTCCTTCTTTTAAAGGTTATAATGGATTTCGTGACACGATTTGCATATCAGTAAATGATGAGTTGGTTCATGGAATTCCGGGCGACCGTGTGTTAGCAGAAGGAGACATCGTTACAATAGATATTGGTGCGAAATATCTTGGATACCATAGTGATTCTGCTTGGACATATCCTGTGGGTTCAATAGATAGTGAAAAACGAAAGCTATTAGATGTGACTGAAGAGTCTCTCTACCAGGGGTTGAATGAAGCAAAACCTGGTGAGCGTTTATCGAACATCTCTCATGCGATTCAAAGTTTTGTTGAAACAAAAGGCTTTTCTATTGTTCGCGAGTATGCCGGGCATGGGATTGGTCAAGAATTACATGAAGAACCAATAATACCTCATTATGGACCGCCTAATAAAGGCCCACGTCTTCAGCCCGGAATGGTGCTCTGTATTGAACCAATGGTAAATGCGGGTAGCCGTTTTGTTCGTACACTGGAGGATCAATGGACAGTAGTGACTGTTGATGGCAGGATGTGTGCGCATTTCGAGCATACAATCGCAATAACTGACACTGGATATGAGATATTAACGGTAGAGTAGGTATTTTTCCTTCTACCATATTTTATGGTGGTTATATTGGTTGAAAACTGATATAATTATTCTGTTTGCCATATGTGTAAAATATA is a genomic window containing:
- a CDS encoding adenylate kinase, producing MNLVLMGLPGAGKGTQAERIVEKYKIPHISTGDMFRAAMKDETELGLKAKSFMDKGELVPDEVTIGIVQERLSKEDCQKGFLLDGFPRTVAQAEALEDILHGLNKKIDYCINIQVDLDSLMERLTGRRICKSCGATYHLVFNPPSKPGVCDRCGGELYQRADDNAETVQNRLNVNIKQTKPLLDFYNAKGYLRNIDGEQAINKVFADIDHLLGILHA
- the map gene encoding type I methionyl aminopeptidase, yielding MIQCKSPQEIEIMRTAGKIVALTHKKLKQQTAPGITTRELDVIAEKYILDHDAFPSFKGYNGFRDTICISVNDELVHGIPGDRVLAEGDIVTIDIGAKYLGYHSDSAWTYPVGSIDSEKRKLLDVTEESLYQGLNEAKPGERLSNISHAIQSFVETKGFSIVREYAGHGIGQELHEEPIIPHYGPPNKGPRLQPGMVLCIEPMVNAGSRFVRTLEDQWTVVTVDGRMCAHFEHTIAITDTGYEILTVE